One genomic segment of Corynebacterium durum includes these proteins:
- a CDS encoding DUF6474 family protein, with protein sequence MGIVTSLLKHRARLRSEAKAHIKAQIKSAKAQAKEVGRQQRRADKNRDRLLARQEKSLNKQNSRGLKAKRRHERRMAKASLAKMRAGRFNRQNIVRYTAAGRMLAPIALPLLYRGVTFARAQLVAAKARRLGVTPDALAQFSGHGAALHSRIAGVSSSLEGTGLATGFVQDAQERLTQLRNAVDNAEYMTPEQRRRAHASITADIDALTGQIQERLARA encoded by the coding sequence ATGGGTATTGTGACATCATTACTCAAGCACCGGGCGCGGCTGCGTTCGGAAGCGAAGGCTCACATCAAGGCACAAATTAAATCTGCGAAAGCGCAGGCTAAAGAGGTAGGGCGCCAACAAAGGCGGGCTGATAAGAACCGCGATCGGCTGCTTGCCCGGCAGGAAAAATCGCTGAATAAGCAGAACTCGCGTGGATTGAAGGCCAAACGTCGGCACGAACGCAGAATGGCTAAGGCATCATTGGCAAAGATGCGCGCTGGACGGTTCAACCGTCAGAATATTGTGCGTTATACGGCCGCTGGACGGATGCTTGCACCAATTGCTCTGCCGTTGTTGTACCGCGGGGTCACCTTTGCCCGCGCTCAACTAGTGGCGGCTAAAGCACGCCGTTTGGGGGTAACCCCGGACGCTTTGGCACAATTTTCGGGCCATGGCGCGGCATTACATTCACGCATTGCGGGGGTTTCGTCATCATTGGAGGGCACAGGCCTTGCCACGGGATTTGTGCAGGATGCGCAGGAACGCCTCACTCAGTTACGTAATGCCGTTGATAATGCGGAGTATATGACTCCAGAGCAGCGTCGCCGCGCTCATGCAAGCATTACGGCCGATATTGATGCCCTCACTGGCCAGATTCAGGAGCGTCTAGCGCGCGCCTGA
- a CDS encoding histone-like nucleoid-structuring protein Lsr2, translating to MARREITQYFDDLDNSPLTEAELNVVRFSVDGTDYTLDVSADNAARFRDALSPFLEAARIVPAAPRPRRRGGMSDANRTRTRQIRLWAQDRGIEVASRGKIPQNVIDAYDNANS from the coding sequence ATGGCACGCCGCGAAATCACCCAGTACTTCGACGATTTGGATAACAGCCCGCTGACTGAAGCGGAGTTGAATGTCGTTCGATTCAGTGTTGACGGCACTGATTACACTCTTGACGTTTCTGCAGATAATGCTGCACGTTTCCGCGATGCACTGTCCCCCTTCCTTGAGGCAGCACGCATCGTTCCTGCCGCACCGCGCCCCCGTCGCCGTGGCGGCATGAGCGACGCTAACCGCACTCGTACGCGCCAGATTCGCCTCTGGGCCCAGGATCGCGGCATTGAGGTGGCTAGCCGCGGAAAGATCCCGCAAAACGTCATTGACGCTTACGACAACGCAAACTCCTAG
- a CDS encoding LuxR C-terminal-related transcriptional regulator, whose protein sequence is MIRVLLADDHEIVRLGLRAVLEDANDIEVVGEVSTAEAAIAAAQAGGIDVILMDLRFGAGAEGTLVSTGADATAAIKRTMKNPPNVLVVTNYDTDADILGAIEAGAVGYLLKDAPPADLLAAVRSAAEGDSTLSPVVANRLMTRVRTPRTSLTPRELEVLKLVAAGSSNRDIGKVLFLSEATVKSHLVHIYDKLGVRSRTSAVAAAREQGVL, encoded by the coding sequence ATGATCCGTGTGCTACTTGCAGATGACCATGAGATAGTTCGCCTAGGGCTTCGCGCTGTGCTGGAAGATGCAAACGATATTGAAGTGGTTGGTGAAGTATCTACAGCAGAAGCCGCAATAGCGGCCGCTCAGGCTGGGGGAATTGATGTCATCCTTATGGACCTACGTTTTGGCGCGGGTGCGGAAGGCACACTTGTATCAACAGGTGCTGACGCCACCGCAGCGATTAAACGCACCATGAAAAATCCACCAAATGTGCTGGTGGTAACCAATTATGACACCGACGCTGATATTCTTGGGGCCATTGAGGCGGGCGCAGTGGGATACCTGCTTAAAGACGCTCCACCTGCGGATTTGCTGGCCGCAGTGCGCTCTGCGGCGGAGGGGGATTCCACATTATCGCCGGTGGTGGCTAATCGTTTGATGACGCGAGTGCGCACCCCGCGCACTTCGCTCACGCCTCGCGAATTGGAAGTGCTGAAACTAGTAGCCGCAGGCTCGTCCAATCGCGATATTGGCAAAGTCCTTTTTTTGTCTGAAGCGACAGTGAAATCGCATTTGGTGCACATTTACGACAAGCTTGGTGTGCGTTCTCGCACCTCAGCGGTGGCTGCGGCCCGAGAGCAGGGAGTGCTCTAG
- a CDS encoding sensor histidine kinase, whose amino-acid sequence MTKKTVGPGENGMRQGIHILTGLLLVVIVASALRNSLMQMGLVALVAATFGGVYALGARRRDAMSLGMSQLWLLALTLLWVVLLPIHSIAVYLVFPLYFLYLQVMPDFRGVIAVVGATAISIFSRLPVGITAGAILGPVVAAVVSVGIDYAFRALWTVSQERQELIEELLETRSQLAATERAAGIAAERQRIAHEIHDTLAQGLSSIQMLLYVAEQDLLKTGISEEEAEVPLKKIRLAKSTAADNLGEARAMIAALQPAALSKTSLEGALQRAASGIHGTEIVIVVDGDERQLPMRTEASLLRIAQGALGNVAKHAQAERCHVTLSYGEKEVRLDIVDDGVGFNPELIAERPVGLGHIGLDAMRQRAAEQGGEVNVESSPGNGTAVSVALPVE is encoded by the coding sequence ATGACGAAAAAAACAGTGGGTCCCGGTGAGAACGGGATGCGCCAGGGAATTCACATTCTCACGGGATTGCTGTTGGTTGTTATCGTGGCATCCGCGTTGAGGAATTCCCTCATGCAGATGGGGTTGGTTGCGCTGGTGGCGGCAACCTTTGGGGGTGTGTATGCGCTGGGTGCGCGGCGTCGAGACGCAATGTCACTGGGAATGTCGCAGTTGTGGCTTCTGGCGTTGACACTGTTATGGGTGGTGTTGCTGCCGATTCACAGTATTGCCGTGTATTTGGTATTCCCACTGTACTTTCTTTATTTGCAGGTAATGCCCGATTTTCGGGGCGTCATTGCGGTGGTGGGGGCAACGGCGATCTCGATTTTCAGCCGATTACCTGTGGGTATTACCGCAGGCGCTATTTTAGGGCCAGTGGTTGCTGCGGTCGTGTCCGTAGGTATTGACTATGCGTTTCGTGCCCTGTGGACTGTGAGTCAGGAGCGCCAGGAATTAATTGAGGAATTGCTGGAAACCCGCTCACAGTTAGCCGCGACGGAACGGGCCGCAGGCATTGCGGCAGAACGCCAGCGTATTGCGCACGAGATTCATGACACCCTGGCGCAGGGACTGTCCAGTATTCAAATGCTACTTTATGTCGCTGAGCAGGATTTACTGAAAACCGGGATTAGTGAAGAAGAAGCCGAGGTGCCGCTGAAAAAAATTCGTCTAGCGAAAAGCACCGCAGCCGATAACCTTGGTGAAGCGCGGGCAATGATTGCTGCTCTTCAGCCAGCGGCGCTGTCAAAAACATCTTTAGAAGGTGCTTTGCAGCGCGCCGCCAGTGGTATTCACGGTACGGAAATAGTGATTGTCGTGGATGGCGATGAACGGCAGCTTCCGATGCGCACCGAGGCGTCACTATTAAGGATCGCCCAAGGTGCATTAGGGAATGTGGCCAAGCATGCACAGGCCGAACGCTGCCACGTCACATTGTCGTACGGTGAGAAGGAAGTGCGGTTGGATATTGTTGATGACGGTGTGGGCTTCAACCCTGAATTAATCGCGGAACGTCCAGTGGGCTTGGGGCATATCGGTCTTGATGCGATGCGTCAGCGGGCCGCTGAACAGGGTGGAGAAGTTAATGTTGAATCAAGCCCTGGTAATGGGACGGCAGTGAGTGTGGCATTACCAGTGGAGTAA
- a CDS encoding DUF2020 domain-containing protein, with amino-acid sequence MRLTISLLVAAVLLAGCTSATPNVPPGTVSATMAEASTATATPTLPADTLPDTQPAEACPYLDAAWVAQTNGQRVTRVGVDTRFDPPACVFWSYSEDPQLTVLVRHMPSPDEAVAVVDWAAPIATTDPAEEPTGWSGGRFGGDGRAVYAVQKDSTAVVVFSNQEQSLKAELVATEVIGALGL; translated from the coding sequence ATGCGCCTTACAATCTCTCTTCTTGTTGCGGCGGTGCTTCTAGCAGGGTGCACCTCCGCCACCCCCAACGTTCCCCCCGGTACGGTATCTGCGACCATGGCAGAGGCATCAACGGCCACCGCAACACCCACGCTTCCCGCCGATACACTGCCCGATACCCAACCCGCAGAAGCGTGTCCCTACCTCGACGCGGCGTGGGTCGCGCAAACAAACGGGCAACGGGTGACCCGCGTGGGCGTCGATACGCGGTTTGATCCCCCTGCGTGTGTTTTCTGGTCGTACTCGGAGGACCCACAACTCACCGTTCTTGTACGGCACATGCCTTCCCCCGACGAGGCCGTTGCTGTTGTGGACTGGGCGGCCCCGATCGCCACTACGGACCCCGCAGAGGAACCCACAGGGTGGTCTGGCGGGCGGTTCGGTGGCGACGGCCGCGCTGTCTACGCCGTCCAGAAAGACTCAACCGCCGTGGTGGTGTTCAGCAATCAAGAGCAATCCCTCAAAGCTGAACTTGTGGCCACGGAAGTGATCGGCGCGCTAGGGCTATAA
- a CDS encoding class E sortase, with amino-acid sequence MSRADTDSRRRVGITQILGELLVTIGVLALLFAFYEAYWTNLEAGREQSRVSDQLQKGWDSERVNPRQKHTPALGEAFARMYIPAFGSDFQFAIVEGTGDKDLLAGPGHYAESQMPGQPGNFAVAGHRVGKGAPFNDLGNLKTCDAVVVETQATWEIYRVLPIDASQATRHAEAAKCLSPEQVERVSTGEYAGVDGRVITLPGDVGVINPVPGMAGAAAPTMESLMTMTTCHPQFSNAERMIVHAMHVRTDPKADGFRPAELEEK; translated from the coding sequence ATGAGTAGAGCTGATACTGACTCTCGTCGGAGAGTTGGGATCACCCAGATTTTGGGTGAGTTGCTGGTCACAATAGGTGTGCTGGCATTGCTGTTTGCCTTCTATGAGGCGTACTGGACAAATTTGGAAGCTGGCCGCGAACAAAGCAGGGTATCGGACCAACTGCAAAAGGGATGGGACAGTGAGCGGGTGAATCCGCGTCAGAAGCACACCCCGGCGCTTGGCGAAGCCTTCGCAAGGATGTACATTCCGGCGTTCGGGTCGGATTTTCAGTTTGCCATTGTTGAAGGCACAGGTGATAAGGATCTGCTTGCGGGTCCTGGGCACTACGCCGAGTCCCAAATGCCGGGCCAGCCGGGTAATTTTGCTGTGGCGGGGCACCGTGTGGGTAAGGGCGCGCCGTTCAATGATTTGGGTAACTTGAAGACCTGCGACGCGGTGGTCGTGGAAACGCAAGCGACATGGGAGATTTACCGTGTGTTGCCCATTGATGCGTCACAGGCTACGCGCCACGCAGAGGCCGCGAAGTGCTTATCGCCGGAGCAGGTGGAACGTGTCTCCACAGGGGAGTACGCCGGGGTGGACGGCCGGGTGATTACTCTGCCGGGTGACGTCGGGGTGATTAATCCTGTGCCAGGTATGGCCGGTGCGGCGGCTCCGACAATGGAGAGCTTGATGACCATGACCACCTGCCACCCGCAGTTTTCTAACGCCGAGCGCATGATCGTTCACGCCATGCACGTGCGTACAGACCCCAAAGCGGACGGCTTCCGCCCTGCTGAATTGGAGGAAAAATAA
- the yidC gene encoding membrane protein insertase YidC has translation MLRFLIYPVEFLIYPVSGIMKMWHILLHSVLGLSDSTAWMLSIFGLIIVVRLTILPPAWMQYRAGRIYVNLRPKLSQLEEEFQDRTDAEADDELQKARRKLFKDHDYRVSAGCVPTLIQLPMFMGLYQVLLRMARPTEGLHATTHAPIGFLTSNDVATFLEGRVGGVPMPAYVAMTDEQFTFLNTNHDAVFRFALPFFISAAIFMSVNMVYSMYRNLLTMDYKSSFAVGLYKATIVMAFTVPVFPISFGLTGPAPVAISLYWFANSLWTMTQYITISKLLDKHFPLTPEYEDFRELSKQERRDRVRKKRAYKWGLRRRRLLMVLLPHRIPQLRAANRKAIEDWEYERYAARTKKQEIKDKRREAVKIKRERERMEREANKPPPPGRHRMRRETRAQWEAVPRSPNGPRHLKRS, from the coding sequence GTGCTGCGCTTCCTGATCTACCCGGTGGAATTCTTGATCTACCCGGTATCGGGCATCATGAAAATGTGGCATATCCTGCTACATTCCGTCCTGGGGCTCAGTGACTCTACGGCATGGATGCTGTCCATATTTGGCCTCATCATAGTAGTCCGCCTCACCATTCTGCCCCCAGCGTGGATGCAGTACCGGGCCGGTCGTATCTATGTGAATCTGCGCCCAAAACTCAGCCAACTTGAAGAAGAGTTCCAGGACCGAACCGACGCCGAAGCCGACGACGAACTCCAAAAAGCCCGGCGTAAGCTTTTCAAAGACCACGATTACCGCGTCTCCGCTGGCTGTGTCCCCACACTCATTCAACTTCCCATGTTCATGGGACTCTACCAAGTGCTCCTTCGCATGGCACGCCCCACAGAGGGGCTGCACGCCACCACCCACGCTCCCATCGGTTTTCTCACGTCTAACGACGTCGCAACATTCCTCGAAGGCCGTGTTGGCGGTGTCCCCATGCCCGCCTATGTGGCCATGACGGACGAGCAGTTCACCTTCCTCAACACCAACCACGACGCCGTATTCCGATTTGCCCTGCCTTTCTTCATCTCTGCAGCCATCTTTATGTCCGTGAACATGGTGTACTCCATGTACAGGAACTTGCTCACCATGGACTACAAGTCCTCCTTTGCGGTGGGCCTGTACAAAGCAACCATTGTGATGGCGTTCACCGTCCCGGTCTTCCCCATCAGTTTCGGCCTGACCGGCCCCGCACCAGTGGCCATCAGCCTCTACTGGTTCGCAAACTCGTTGTGGACCATGACGCAGTACATCACCATCTCAAAACTCCTGGACAAACATTTTCCGCTCACCCCCGAGTACGAGGACTTCCGAGAGCTCAGCAAGCAGGAACGACGTGACCGCGTCCGCAAGAAGCGCGCCTACAAGTGGGGGCTGCGACGTCGACGCCTTCTCATGGTGTTGCTTCCCCACCGCATCCCGCAGCTACGGGCCGCAAACCGCAAGGCCATTGAAGACTGGGAGTACGAGCGCTACGCCGCCCGCACCAAAAAACAAGAAATCAAGGACAAGCGGCGTGAGGCTGTCAAAATCAAGCGCGAACGGGAACGCATGGAGCGCGAAGCTAACAAGCCGCCACCACCAGGCCGTCACCGCATGAGGAGAGAAACCCGGGCGCAGTGGGAGGCTGTGCCCCGCAGCCCCAATGGCCCCCGGCACCTCAAACGAAGCTAG
- a CDS encoding TetR/AcrR family transcriptional regulator, with protein sequence MAAQTKATHAKTSSRRRNRPSPRERLLASATQLFTTEGIRVIGIDRILREADVAKASLYSLFGSKDALVIAYLQDLDQKWRDTWRERTADMEHPEDKILAFFDMCLDEEPAKDFRGSHFQNAANEYPRPETEGERGIVAAVMEHRRWCHQTMTDLLTEKNGYPGTTQANQLLVFIDGGMAGAKLSRSLLPLETARDLAKQLLSAPPADYSI encoded by the coding sequence ATCGCAGCGCAGACAAAAGCGACACACGCTAAAACGTCCAGCCGTCGACGTAACCGCCCCAGCCCCCGGGAGCGGCTTTTAGCCAGCGCCACGCAACTGTTCACCACCGAAGGAATTCGCGTCATCGGCATTGACCGTATCCTGCGGGAAGCCGATGTCGCCAAAGCCAGCCTTTACTCGCTCTTCGGATCCAAAGACGCCCTGGTGATCGCCTACCTTCAGGACCTCGACCAGAAATGGCGCGACACCTGGCGGGAGCGCACCGCAGACATGGAGCACCCAGAAGACAAAATCCTGGCGTTCTTTGACATGTGTCTTGATGAAGAACCCGCCAAAGACTTCCGGGGGTCGCACTTCCAAAATGCGGCTAATGAATACCCACGACCTGAAACCGAGGGGGAACGCGGCATTGTTGCAGCCGTGATGGAACACCGACGCTGGTGCCACCAAACCATGACGGACCTGCTTACCGAAAAAAACGGGTATCCAGGAACCACGCAGGCAAATCAACTGCTCGTGTTCATTGATGGCGGCATGGCCGGGGCGAAGCTGAGTCGCAGTCTCCTACCCTTGGAAACGGCACGCGACCTGGCTAAACAGCTCCTCTCCGCGCCACCCGCAGATTACTCGATCTAG
- a CDS encoding universal stress protein produces the protein MNKENIVVVAIDGSDASKVAVRWAANTAMKRDIPLRLAASYSMPQFLYAEGMVPPQELFDELQEETMEKINEAREIAHEVAPDIKIGHTIAEGSPIDMLLEMSKYVTMIVMGSRGLGGLSGMVMGSVSAAVVSHAHCPVVVVRGDNPVTEDTKYGPVVVGVDGSGVSQKAIEYAFAEASARECELIAVHTWMDMQIQASLAGLSAAQQQWKIVEEEQNMLLGHRLAGYAERYPDVQVTRVVTRDRPVRALVDAAKGAQLLVVGSHGRGGFKGMLLGSTSRALLQSAPCPMMVVRPDSDAKAH, from the coding sequence ATGAATAAGGAAAACATTGTTGTTGTAGCCATTGATGGCTCAGACGCCTCAAAAGTCGCAGTCCGCTGGGCGGCCAACACCGCAATGAAGCGTGACATTCCGCTGCGGTTGGCAGCAAGCTACTCCATGCCGCAGTTTCTTTACGCAGAGGGAATGGTTCCACCCCAGGAACTGTTCGATGAGCTGCAAGAAGAAACCATGGAGAAGATCAACGAGGCCCGTGAGATTGCTCATGAGGTCGCACCGGATATCAAAATCGGACACACTATCGCAGAGGGCAGCCCCATTGACATGCTGCTGGAAATGTCCAAGTACGTCACCATGATCGTTATGGGTTCGCGTGGACTTGGCGGCCTTTCCGGTATGGTCATGGGTTCAGTCTCTGCGGCGGTGGTCAGCCACGCGCACTGCCCTGTTGTGGTGGTGCGCGGTGACAACCCCGTCACTGAAGACACCAAATACGGTCCTGTTGTGGTGGGTGTGGACGGCTCCGGGGTCAGCCAAAAAGCAATCGAATACGCCTTTGCTGAAGCATCCGCACGCGAATGCGAGCTCATCGCGGTGCACACGTGGATGGATATGCAGATTCAAGCATCTCTCGCCGGACTTTCTGCTGCTCAGCAGCAATGGAAAATCGTCGAGGAAGAGCAGAATATGCTCCTTGGACACCGCCTGGCAGGCTACGCGGAGAGGTACCCAGATGTGCAGGTCACCCGGGTGGTCACTCGAGACCGGCCAGTGCGGGCGCTTGTCGACGCCGCGAAAGGCGCGCAACTGCTCGTGGTCGGCTCTCACGGGCGCGGCGGGTTCAAAGGCATGCTGCTGGGTTCCACCTCCCGCGCACTTCTGCAATCCGCGCCGTGCCCCATGATGGTGGTTCGGCCAGATAGTGACGCTAAAGCGCACTGA
- a CDS encoding pseudouridine synthase, producing the protein MGQRIVHKRSKKAPLPVRDGLNPSRARLPLDAPPTPARDFIAFLVQTQTHRHGDDNDAAIDARFAAREVVDLQGRPFSPEQLVTPGADVWFYRIPAPEPMVPYDCPTLYEDERLLVVDKPPFLSTLPRGRHITETALVRLRRQTGNHELSPAHRLDRLTSGVLIFTKTPGVRRAYQELFATRQTQKVYEAIAPLKRWDTPVVWEHRMEHKRGSLQTFITDGEPNARTELVSVSPLTQVEQAQCEKIYGPTEGELPPLGRYTLRPTTGRTHQLRVHMWLAGAPILGDPIYPVVLPENVEDYGRPLQLLARSLSFVDPFTESFHCFQSRRTQPISAIIEVTSCQSAS; encoded by the coding sequence ATGGGGCAAAGAATAGTACATAAACGCAGCAAAAAAGCACCTTTGCCAGTGCGAGATGGGTTAAACCCATCGCGTGCACGCCTGCCGTTAGATGCCCCACCCACCCCGGCGCGAGATTTCATTGCATTTTTGGTGCAGACGCAGACGCACCGTCATGGCGATGACAACGACGCTGCCATTGATGCTCGTTTTGCCGCCCGCGAGGTTGTTGACCTGCAAGGACGCCCCTTTTCCCCAGAACAATTGGTCACTCCAGGTGCGGACGTGTGGTTTTATCGCATTCCTGCCCCTGAACCGATGGTTCCCTACGATTGTCCCACGTTATACGAGGATGAGCGCCTGCTCGTCGTGGATAAACCCCCGTTTTTGTCGACTTTGCCTAGGGGGCGTCATATTACTGAAACGGCGTTGGTGCGCTTGCGTCGGCAGACGGGAAATCACGAGTTATCGCCAGCGCATCGCCTTGATCGCTTGACTTCAGGTGTGCTGATTTTCACAAAAACACCGGGGGTACGACGGGCGTATCAGGAGCTGTTCGCCACGCGCCAGACGCAGAAAGTCTATGAGGCTATCGCTCCTCTAAAGCGATGGGATACTCCGGTGGTGTGGGAGCACCGGATGGAGCATAAGCGCGGGAGTTTACAAACATTTATCACTGACGGTGAGCCCAATGCCCGCACGGAACTGGTTTCTGTGTCCCCACTCACCCAGGTGGAGCAGGCGCAGTGTGAAAAGATATACGGTCCCACGGAGGGGGAGCTGCCTCCACTAGGTAGGTATACCCTGCGCCCCACTACGGGGCGTACACATCAGTTGCGGGTGCATATGTGGTTGGCCGGAGCACCCATCCTAGGCGATCCCATTTATCCTGTTGTTTTGCCTGAGAATGTGGAGGATTATGGTAGACCGTTACAGTTGCTGGCGAGGTCCTTGTCCTTTGTTGATCCTTTCACTGAATCCTTCCATTGCTTTCAGTCACGGCGAACACAACCGATTTCAGCAATAATAGAAGTAACAAGCTGCCAGTCCGCTAGCTGA
- a CDS encoding ABC transporter ATP-binding protein, translated as MVEPVSTPSSAPQPPQQPSRPSHTLPIAARAVNLVKRYGSGDTAVTALDSVNIEFSQGRFTAIMGPSGSGKSTLMHCMAGLDTVTDGQTFIGDTELSHLRDKNITTLRRDRLGFVFQSFNLVPTLTAKENITLPMEIAGRKVDPQWFDEVTKRLGLTERLNHRPAELSGGQQQRVAVARALISRPEIIFGDEPTGNLDSNSSAEVLDILRTSVDELNQTVVIVTHDAKAASYADRVVFLADGRLVEELDNPTAENILRIMARIEDM; from the coding sequence ATGGTTGAACCAGTGTCCACGCCGTCGTCTGCTCCACAACCCCCGCAGCAGCCGTCACGGCCATCGCATACTCTTCCCATCGCTGCCCGTGCAGTCAATCTGGTGAAGCGCTATGGATCAGGCGATACTGCTGTCACCGCGTTGGATAGCGTCAACATTGAGTTCTCGCAGGGTCGTTTCACTGCCATCATGGGACCATCGGGGTCAGGAAAGTCAACGTTGATGCACTGCATGGCCGGTTTGGACACGGTGACTGACGGGCAGACGTTCATTGGCGACACGGAGCTGTCCCACTTGCGCGACAAGAACATCACTACCCTGCGTCGTGACCGCTTGGGCTTTGTGTTCCAGTCTTTTAACCTGGTGCCCACGCTGACTGCGAAGGAAAACATCACGCTGCCTATGGAGATTGCGGGTCGCAAGGTTGACCCGCAGTGGTTTGATGAGGTGACTAAACGCCTTGGTTTGACGGAGCGTTTAAATCACCGCCCTGCCGAGTTGTCTGGTGGTCAGCAGCAGCGTGTCGCTGTGGCCCGTGCGTTAATTTCACGTCCGGAGATCATTTTTGGTGACGAACCTACGGGCAACTTGGATTCCAATTCCTCGGCGGAGGTGTTGGATATTTTGCGCACGTCGGTGGATGAGCTGAATCAAACCGTGGTGATCGTGACCCACGATGCGAAGGCGGCGTCGTACGCCGATCGCGTGGTGTTCTTGGCCGATGGTCGGCTTGTGGAGGAGCTGGATAATCCCACCGCCGAGAATATTCTGCGCATCATGGCCAGGATCGAGGATATGTAG